The Vibrio quintilis DNA window TTGCGTCTGTCCCTGTTATTTTCGTTGGTCTGAGCAGAAACATCAGAAACCAACCCTGGACAGTTTCAATTGATCAGAGTGTGTGATTGATCGGATTTTTACCTGAAAAAACCAAAGGAACTTTTCGCTGGCTCACAGCGCTGTGAAGCGGTTTTTTGTAATGTTTATGTTACATTTTTGCTAATGGATTTTGCGTTGATGTTTTCTGTTCTCCGCACTTTATCCCGCCATTTTTCTCTGCGTCAGCTCAGATTTAAAACCCGGATGATTATGATTCTGGGAGCGATCACCCTGATTCAAACGGTGGGACTCGGCTATTTTGCCCTGCATTATCTCGATCAGGCGCTCAACGAGCAGATGGGGCGTCAGGCGGTTCAGCTGGCACAGACCATCGCCCATATGCCGCTGATCCGTGAGGCGATTTCCCACGGGGAACCGGATCAGCTTCAGCCATTCAGCCTTGAACTGGCCCGCGTTGCCAAAGTGAGTTTTGTGGTGATTGGTGATCAGCATGGCATTCGTTTAGCACATCCGAATGCGGCTAAGGTCGGTCATCCGATGTGGGATGATGACGGTGAAACGGATGATCAGGTGCTTCAGCAGGGACAGCCTTCGGTATCAAGAGTGGAAGGCAGCCTCGGTTTGTCGATGCGCGGCAAAGCCCCGGTGAAAAATGAGCACGGACAGGTGACCGGCATCATTTCGGTGGGTTATTTGCTGGATACGGTGCATCAGACGATACAGACGTATCAGCGCAGTATGTTTGTCGCCATCGGGCTGTTTTTTATGTTCAGTGTCCTGACAGCACTTGGCTTCAGCCATCATTTCAAAAAAGCGATTTTTCATCTTGAACCCGAACAGATCGGCCGGATGTTTCATGAGCAGAAAATCATTCTTGAAACCATGCGGGAAGGGATTGTTGCCATCAATCAGCATGGTGAGGTTTCCCTGATTAACTCTGCGGCTTTACGGGCGCTTCAGCTGGATGACAGTGTCAGTTATCAGGGCCGGCATATTCTGGATGTAATCCCCCACAGTGAAATGCTGGACGTACTTCAGTCCGGGGAGCCGCATTATGATGAGGAGATATGGCTGGCGGATCATCATTTGATTGTGAACCGGATCCCGCTCCGGCAAAACGGACAGGTGATGGGCGTGGTCTCCAGTTTCCGGTTGAAGAATGAGGTGGACCTGGTGGGCCGTAAACTGACCCGGATTCGCCAGTATGCGGAGACGCTGAGAAGTCAGTCGCATGAATATAATAATAAGCTTAACACCATTGCCGGGTTAATTCAGATTCAGTCTTACGATAA harbors:
- a CDS encoding ATP-binding protein, with amino-acid sequence MFSVLRTLSRHFSLRQLRFKTRMIMILGAITLIQTVGLGYFALHYLDQALNEQMGRQAVQLAQTIAHMPLIREAISHGEPDQLQPFSLELARVAKVSFVVIGDQHGIRLAHPNAAKVGHPMWDDDGETDDQVLQQGQPSVSRVEGSLGLSMRGKAPVKNEHGQVTGIISVGYLLDTVHQTIQTYQRSMFVAIGLFFMFSVLTALGFSHHFKKAIFHLEPEQIGRMFHEQKIILETMREGIVAINQHGEVSLINSAALRALQLDDSVSYQGRHILDVIPHSEMLDVLQSGEPHYDEEIWLADHHLIVNRIPLRQNGQVMGVVSSFRLKNEVDLVGRKLTRIRQYAETLRSQSHEYNNKLNTIAGLIQIQSYDKALALIGHETQLHQSFIHQVMALTDDKMLAGCLLGKFNRARELGLRLVIDPDSQCHDIPAAISRGQLISIVSNLIDNAFEATFHHRGERGEVRISMTDLGHELILEVEDEGPGISEMQQQRIFDHGYTTKNQPGHGIGLHLVKTLVTRFQGLITIESPVAGAQGSRFTVYLPKEKQGNDLPKDQHLPEQINEEGS